From Camelus bactrianus isolate YW-2024 breed Bactrian camel chromosome 35, ASM4877302v1, whole genome shotgun sequence, a single genomic window includes:
- the LOC105078501 gene encoding LOW QUALITY PROTEIN: modulator of apoptosis 1 (The sequence of the model RefSeq protein was modified relative to this genomic sequence to represent the inferred CDS: inserted 3 bases in 2 codons; deleted 1 base in 1 codon), translated as FGTVTLRLLEDWFREGVDVNPRKALLIAGIPQTCNVAEIDEALRAALAPLGEYRLLGRMFRGDEHRKVALIGLTEETSHALVPKEIPGKGGAWRVIFKPPDPDNEFLSRLNEFLEGEGMTLGEFTRALGYGNDPFGLDQDMIPEMRAPMLAQALGEALQPALQYLKYKKLRVFSGSDPPETGXEEFESYLFHTTQMMKTWQVLDPKKRRLLESLRGPASDIIRVLKINNPLITVPECVQALEKVFGVIDNPRELQVKYLTTYQKGEEKXAYVLRLEPLLQKLVERDVIEREVVNQARLDQITAGAVPRTPRGKFALSEDGPAPGLLQLLTLIKDEEAAEEEHLLQAGLEGLFT; from the exons TTTGGGACCGTGACGCTGAGGCTTTTGGAAGACTGGTTTCGTGAAGGGGTGGATGTGAACCCTCGGAAAGCGCTGTTGATTGCCGGCATCCCCCAGACCTGTAACGTGGCGGAAATCGATGAGGCCCTGCGAGCTGCTTTAGCTCCCTTGGGCGAGTACCGACTGCTCGGGAGGATGTTCCGGGGGGACGAGCACAGGAAGGTAGCCTTAATAGGGCTTACTGAGGAGACTAGTCATGCTCTGGTCCCCAAAGAGATACCCGGAAAAGGGGGTGCCTGGAGAGTGATCTTTAAGCCCCCTGACCCAGATAATGAATTTTTAAGCAGATTAAATGAATTCTTA GAGGGAGAGGGCATGACACTGGGCGAGTTTACCAGAGCTCTGGGATATGGAAACGATCCTTTTGGCCTAGACCAGGACATGATCCCAGAAATGCGGGCCCCTATGTTGGCACAGGCCTTAGGTGAGGCACTTCAGCCTGCTCTGCAATACCTGAAATACAAAAAGCTGAGAGTATTCTCAGGCAGTGATCCTCCAGAAACAGG AGAAGAATTTGAATCCTACCTGTTTCATACCACTCAAATGATGAAGACATGGCAGGTATTAGATCCCAAGAAGAGGAGACTGCTAGAGAGCCTTAGAGGCCCAGCATCTGATATTATTCGTGTCCTCAAGATAAACAATCCATTAATTACAGTTCCTGAATGCGTGCAGGCTCTTGAGAAGGTGTTTGGGGTTATCGATAATCCTAGGGAGTTGCAGGTCAAATATCTGACTACTTACCAAAAGGGTGAAGAAA TTGCTTACGTGCTGAGGCTGGAGCCTTTATTACAGAAACTGGTAGAGAGAGATGTAATTGAGCGGGAAGTTGTGAATCAGGCCCGCCTAGACCAAATCACTGCTGGAGCAGTCCCCAGAACCCCGCGCGGGAAGTTTGCTCTGTCAGAGGATGGCCCAGCCCCTGGCTTATTGCAGTTACTGACACTGATAAAGGATGAAGAGGCAGCTGAGGAGGAGCACCTTCTCCAGGCAGGATTAGAGGGCCTTTTCACCTGA